The proteins below are encoded in one region of Nitrospiraceae bacterium:
- a CDS encoding DUF3386 family protein, whose amino-acid sequence MEHQHKPETTVADDPHARDLLRRAFEKTARWQPDFKGFTADLTVNINGKETSGPVIVKGPREVSVQLSDGDVQKWAQEQLGMIAVHRGPRSFEESDGKYTLTAEEDGHPLGTKLNIHGSNSFYRLKNDRITQINRTMAHHGMAPFAFTINVEESAVTQDHKNLTTKYTVYYYSPADGKLNNVESFTDTHVRVGASDLPATRRIISFENGQVIVKSLTFANHRLL is encoded by the coding sequence ATGGAACACCAGCACAAACCAGAGACCACAGTTGCCGACGATCCTCATGCCCGCGACCTGCTGCGTCGAGCCTTTGAAAAGACGGCCCGCTGGCAACCAGACTTTAAAGGGTTTACGGCCGATTTGACCGTGAACATCAACGGAAAAGAGACAAGCGGGCCGGTGATCGTGAAAGGCCCTCGTGAGGTGTCGGTTCAACTCTCTGACGGCGACGTGCAGAAGTGGGCGCAGGAACAACTCGGCATGATTGCTGTGCATCGGGGCCCGCGCAGTTTTGAAGAATCGGATGGGAAATATACTTTGACAGCCGAGGAAGACGGCCATCCGCTCGGTACGAAACTCAACATCCACGGATCGAATTCATTTTATCGCCTCAAGAACGACCGGATCACGCAGATCAATCGCACGATGGCTCATCATGGGATGGCTCCCTTTGCCTTCACGATCAACGTGGAAGAAAGCGCGGTCACTCAAGATCATAAGAACCTAACGACGAAGTATACCGTCTATTACTATTCGCCCGCAGATGGCAAGCTGAACAACGTCGAAAGCTTTACCGACACGCATGTGCGCGTCGGTGCATCCGACCTCCCGGCCACTCGCCGGATCATTTCCTTCGAGAACGGCCAAGTGATCGTGAAGAGCTTGACCTTTGCGAATCATCGCCTGCTATAG
- a CDS encoding ATP-dependent Clp protease adaptor ClpS codes for MATTPPPLAVPHAAETPTTGTGDGLEARVIVYNCDCHTYQQVITLFCQCIPGMSSSKAFELAWKIDHDGEAVVFAGTLKEADDIAAKLGAGGLKVSVQ; via the coding sequence ATGGCTACGACGCCCCCCCCTCTAGCCGTTCCACATGCGGCGGAAACACCGACGACCGGAACCGGCGATGGGTTGGAAGCGCGAGTTATCGTCTATAACTGCGATTGTCACACTTACCAGCAAGTGATTACCCTATTTTGCCAATGCATTCCGGGAATGAGTTCGTCTAAAGCATTCGAGCTGGCCTGGAAGATTGACCACGACGGTGAGGCGGTGGTGTTCGCCGGAACGTTGAAGGAGGCGGATGACATCGCGGCCAAACTGGGTGCAGGAGGACTGAAGGTATCGGTCCAGTAG
- the cax gene encoding calcium/proton exchanger, translating into MRQIFTSWLDLLLVFVPVTVGLELLHADPLVVFLSSGLAIIPLAGLLGRATEHLTSHVGAGIGGLLNASFGNAAELIIALVALRGGLHDVVKASLTGSILGNVLLVLGASMVAGGVKYERQKFNQTAAGMGASLLLLAAVGLIIPALFHFTAADSGVAIEQQLSLAIAVVLFTIYVLSLMFSLKTHKHVYRGEPHAADDLGEKPWSRNKSIMVLAGVTLLIAVMSEILVSVLEPAAHRLRMTQLFVGLVLVALVGNAAEHSTAVIVALKNKMDLALGIAVGSSLQIALLVAPVLVFASYAVGSPLDLIFTPFEVAAVTISVVIVGFVAVDGESHWMEGVMLVGVYLMLAMAFFFLPP; encoded by the coding sequence GTGCGACAAATCTTCACGTCTTGGCTCGATCTCCTGCTCGTCTTTGTTCCTGTCACGGTGGGGCTCGAACTGCTGCACGCCGATCCGCTGGTCGTGTTTCTTTCCTCAGGGCTCGCGATTATTCCCTTAGCCGGCTTGCTTGGACGTGCGACAGAGCATCTCACGTCCCACGTCGGTGCTGGAATAGGCGGATTGCTTAATGCCTCGTTTGGCAATGCTGCCGAGCTGATCATCGCCTTGGTGGCGTTACGCGGTGGATTGCACGATGTAGTGAAGGCTTCTCTCACTGGGTCGATTCTCGGCAACGTTCTCCTCGTTTTAGGGGCATCGATGGTTGCTGGCGGGGTGAAATACGAGCGACAGAAGTTTAACCAAACGGCGGCTGGAATGGGAGCCAGCCTCTTGCTGCTTGCTGCGGTGGGACTCATCATTCCCGCCCTATTTCATTTTACTGCGGCAGATAGCGGTGTCGCCATCGAACAACAGCTGAGTCTGGCGATTGCTGTTGTTCTGTTTACTATTTATGTCCTGAGTCTCATGTTTTCCTTGAAGACTCATAAGCACGTGTATAGAGGTGAACCTCATGCTGCCGATGATCTTGGAGAAAAACCATGGAGCAGGAACAAGTCGATCATGGTACTGGCCGGGGTGACCCTGTTGATCGCAGTCATGAGCGAGATTCTGGTCAGTGTCTTGGAGCCAGCGGCCCATCGTCTGAGAATGACGCAGCTATTTGTTGGGTTGGTTCTGGTCGCATTGGTCGGGAACGCGGCAGAGCATTCGACCGCTGTCATCGTCGCGCTGAAGAATAAGATGGATCTGGCACTCGGGATCGCGGTTGGGTCAAGTCTGCAAATCGCGTTGCTGGTCGCTCCCGTTTTGGTCTTTGCTAGCTATGCGGTCGGGTCGCCGCTCGATCTCATCTTCACACCCTTTGAAGTCGCTGCGGTCACGATCTCTGTCGTGATCGTCGGTTTCGTCGCGGTGGATGGCGAGTCGCACTGGATGGAAGGGGTCATGCTGGTCGGAGTCTACCTGATGCTTGCGATGGCCTTTTTCTTTCTACCCCCCTGA
- a CDS encoding DUF5069 domain-containing protein: MDLRKSFPRSMRFKLEGYVHLARMIDKCRAVLAGTEGEYIYPCPMDLRLMEFAGITDTQFTETVKANPTDEDVAQWFRRVAKPHVSAELEEWNRMMLNRGPSTPEKQEYFNKCRNAVDPSRTDLNAWSDLQDLEEGRIVPRRTVAPY; the protein is encoded by the coding sequence ATGGATCTAAGGAAGAGCTTTCCGCGGAGCATGCGGTTCAAGTTGGAAGGTTACGTGCACCTTGCGCGCATGATCGACAAATGTCGTGCCGTGCTGGCCGGCACCGAAGGTGAATACATCTACCCCTGCCCGATGGACCTCAGGCTGATGGAATTCGCCGGCATCACTGACACCCAATTCACGGAGACGGTCAAAGCCAATCCGACCGATGAGGATGTGGCCCAGTGGTTCCGCAGGGTAGCGAAACCCCACGTCTCCGCAGAACTCGAAGAATGGAATCGGATGATGTTGAATCGGGGCCCGAGCACACCAGAAAAGCAGGAGTACTTCAACAAGTGCCGCAACGCCGTCGATCCTTCACGAACCGACCTTAACGCCTGGTCCGACTTGCAAGACCTCGAAGAAGGCCGGATCGTCCCTCGACGGACAGTTGCACCTTACTAG